The proteins below come from a single Halobacillus salinarum genomic window:
- a CDS encoding exosporium glycoprotein BclB-related protein: MKKKKYNINQVPVDIQAVGSRANFRPSNCCGPGISAVTPTGTTGPTGPTGATGATGATGATGPTGPTGPTGLPGAGSIIPYASGLPVALTTVLDGTVGTTSLVGFGSSVTGVTLLGSGQIDLTGAGGTLLNFAFSVPRDGVIASMEAFFSATASVTLLGDTTIQAQLYRSPDPSTNIFDPIPETLVTLSPDLTAPVTLGDIASGSLTGLSVDVAQGDRLLMVFSATVEGEVLAGTVLGYASAGVSIN, translated from the coding sequence ATGAAAAAGAAAAAATATAATATCAACCAAGTTCCGGTTGATATTCAAGCTGTCGGGAGCAGAGCTAATTTTAGACCCAGTAATTGCTGCGGTCCCGGGATTTCAGCTGTAACTCCTACCGGTACAACAGGGCCTACGGGACCGACTGGCGCAACTGGGGCTACCGGGGCTACTGGAGCAACTGGACCAACCGGACCTACGGGACCAACCGGTTTACCAGGAGCAGGGTCTATTATCCCTTACGCTTCAGGATTACCAGTGGCTTTGACTACTGTATTAGATGGAACTGTAGGAACGACCAGCCTAGTTGGATTCGGAAGTAGTGTTACAGGGGTAACACTATTAGGAAGTGGACAAATTGATTTGACAGGTGCAGGTGGCACACTCCTCAACTTTGCTTTTTCAGTCCCTCGAGATGGAGTAATTGCATCTATGGAGGCATTTTTTAGTGCCACGGCTTCGGTGACCTTACTTGGGGATACAACTATTCAAGCACAGTTATACCGATCACCTGACCCGTCTACGAATATCTTTGATCCAATTCCAGAAACTTTAGTAACTTTATCTCCAGATTTAACCGCACCAGTAACACTTGGCGATATCGCAAGTGGTTCGCTCACTGGGCTCTCCGTGGACGTAGCTCAAGGAGACCGTCTGCTTATGGTATTTTCTGCGACGGTTGAAGGAGAAGTTTTAGCTGGTACTGTTCTTGGTTATGCCAGCGCAGGAGTTTCAATTAATTAA
- a CDS encoding tetratricopeptide repeat-containing glycosyltransferase family 2 protein, with protein sequence MIVKDEEENLTRCLESIHHLVDEIIIVDTGSTDKTKETAEKFTSKIFDFIWVDDFSKARNFSFNKASKDYIFWLDADDILLEEDHDKFALLKNELQDEIDAVSMPYLLAADENNTVSHSVRRNRVVKRSNHFKWHGAVHEYLEVGGNIKASDIRIKHCKEVSGLSNRNIKIYEKMLSEGKEFTPRDMYYYANECYDHNNLSTAIDYYNKFLDTNRGWEEDVIASYGKIADCYIHLNDYESAIDHILESFKIDIPRAEQCCRLGYIFLNRGAIEQAIYWYKQAAASDYERDKQKGGFINANCYTWLPHLQLCVCYDLLNDHKKAYYHNSLAKKYNPNELSILHNEKYLNTLLN encoded by the coding sequence ATGATTGTAAAAGATGAAGAGGAGAATCTTACTCGATGTCTTGAATCCATCCATCATTTAGTGGATGAAATTATTATAGTGGATACAGGATCGACGGATAAAACTAAAGAAACAGCTGAGAAATTCACATCAAAAATATTTGATTTTATATGGGTGGATGACTTCTCAAAAGCCCGTAATTTTTCTTTCAATAAAGCCTCTAAAGACTATATATTCTGGCTTGATGCTGACGATATCCTATTAGAAGAAGACCACGATAAATTCGCCCTCTTAAAAAATGAACTACAAGACGAAATTGATGCTGTATCCATGCCTTATTTATTAGCTGCTGATGAAAATAACACTGTCTCGCACAGTGTTAGAAGAAACAGAGTAGTTAAGAGAAGCAATCATTTTAAGTGGCATGGAGCCGTACACGAATATTTGGAGGTAGGAGGAAATATTAAAGCAAGCGACATTCGTATTAAGCATTGTAAAGAGGTGTCAGGGCTAAGCAATAGAAATATTAAAATTTATGAAAAAATGCTATCAGAGGGGAAAGAATTTACACCAAGAGATATGTATTATTACGCAAATGAATGTTATGACCACAACAATTTATCTACCGCAATTGATTACTATAATAAATTTTTAGATACGAACAGAGGGTGGGAAGAGGATGTTATTGCTTCATATGGGAAAATTGCGGATTGCTACATTCATTTAAATGACTATGAATCAGCAATTGACCACATTCTTGAGTCCTTTAAAATTGATATCCCCCGTGCAGAGCAATGCTGCAGGCTGGGTTATATCTTTCTAAACAGAGGAGCAATTGAACAAGCCATTTATTGGTATAAACAAGCCGCTGCATCAGACTATGAAAGAGATAAGCAAAAAGGCGGTTTCATCAATGCGAACTGTTATACTTGGCTGCCCCATTTACAGTTATGTGTTTGTTATGACCTGCTTAACGATCATAAAAAAGCCTATTATCACAATAGTTTGGCTAAAAAATACAACCCTAACGAATTGTCTATTCTGCACAATGAAAAATATTTAAATACTCTTTTGAACTAG
- a CDS encoding N-acetylmuramoyl-L-alanine amidase family protein, whose translation MPKLIALDDGHGKNTPGKRTPYIPEIGRSIQENEFNKEVVKYLKTELERCGFNTLLVAPTDEDTPLKTRTNLANSRKADAYIAIHYNAYDGSFSGSNPSGIEVYVYPGHKNKEAGKLAASVAKYLRRGTPQNFRGIFEEDFHVLRETNMIAILTENGFMDNKLEALLMIDKDFQKEVAIEHAKGICDYFGVEYVPEEGEELLKAAVVINSFVDFPVAEILADRIDLPIYTRAVASKTQVASELIVVGGNSDGLKADKYTVLSGPDRFETANKVKMYMDQL comes from the coding sequence TTGCCTAAACTTATTGCTTTAGACGATGGGCATGGTAAAAATACTCCTGGCAAGAGAACCCCTTATATTCCTGAGATAGGTCGGTCAATTCAGGAGAATGAATTCAATAAGGAAGTTGTAAAGTACCTCAAAACAGAGCTGGAACGTTGCGGGTTTAATACATTATTGGTTGCCCCAACTGATGAGGATACTCCATTAAAGACAAGGACAAACTTAGCTAATAGCAGAAAAGCAGATGCATATATTGCTATCCATTACAACGCTTATGATGGTTCATTCAGTGGCTCAAATCCTAGTGGTATTGAAGTTTATGTGTATCCAGGTCATAAAAATAAGGAAGCAGGTAAGTTAGCAGCATCTGTAGCAAAATATTTAAGACGAGGAACCCCGCAAAATTTTAGAGGAATATTTGAAGAAGATTTTCATGTCCTTCGCGAGACGAATATGATAGCGATCTTAACTGAAAACGGCTTTATGGATAATAAATTGGAAGCACTTCTCATGATAGATAAAGATTTTCAAAAAGAAGTAGCTATTGAACACGCGAAAGGAATTTGTGATTATTTTGGAGTGGAATATGTCCCTGAGGAGGGAGAAGAATTGCTTAAAGCTGCGGTAGTGATTAATTCTTTCGTTGATTTCCCTGTGGCGGAAATTTTGGCAGATCGTATTGACTTGCCGATATACACCCGTGCAGTAGCTTCGAAAACCCAAGTAGCAAGTGAGTTGATTGTTGTAGGAGGAAATTCAGATGGGTTGAAAGCAGACAAGTACACTGTGCTGTCAGGCCCAGATCGATTTGAAACAGCTAACAAAGTGAAAATGTATATGGATCAACTCTAA
- a CDS encoding carbon storage regulator, which translates to MALILGRKLGEKIFIQDQQGNEMEIEIVKAKSGSHLRLSIEAPKEFNIIRGELKEGNSST; encoded by the coding sequence ATGGCTCTTATTCTAGGAAGAAAGCTTGGGGAAAAAATATTTATACAAGATCAGCAAGGCAATGAAATGGAGATCGAAATTGTAAAAGCAAAAAGTGGAAGTCATCTTCGGTTATCCATTGAGGCACCAAAAGAATTTAACATCATTAGAGGAGAACTAAAAGAAGGTAATAGCTCTACATAA
- a CDS encoding Ger(x)C family spore germination protein, with protein MEKILTMILSLIFLTGCWDQRQYKDINLVLAKAIDIGENDNLVETVTVQSVQRGGDGGMQESSQLISSPGTNVLAARDEINYKISREFDPSKVQVMLFGDQLAKKGIALILDEFYRNPRNNLQCKLAIVEGKASEALGLKETLEPRINKYIDDLLESAIKSTHATDMNMQMVARDALSPGVDFAIPYLTVLSESQLIKYKGLALFHGDSYTGVNLTPDQAQLILLLSGKRGDHASITTKINENEKIRLLNYISINVMKSNQKLKIENEGTKIKVKLKLNLTARVLEYPKNSLFNYKKIEKVNRKLSNNITKDAEEVIKVVQDANSDVFGIGSRIRAYYPEIWEQINWDKEFSHIEIVPEVKVHLVETGIIK; from the coding sequence TTGGAAAAAATTTTAACGATGATCTTATCTTTAATTTTTTTAACGGGATGTTGGGATCAAAGACAATATAAAGATATAAACCTTGTCTTGGCGAAGGCTATAGATATTGGCGAGAATGACAACTTGGTTGAGACTGTTACGGTTCAAAGTGTTCAAAGAGGGGGAGATGGCGGAATGCAAGAGTCTAGTCAATTGATTTCTTCTCCCGGTACTAATGTGTTAGCAGCTCGAGATGAAATTAATTATAAAATTTCACGTGAATTTGATCCTTCAAAGGTTCAGGTTATGCTCTTTGGAGATCAATTAGCAAAAAAGGGGATTGCTCTAATATTAGATGAATTTTATCGGAATCCTAGGAATAACTTACAATGCAAGTTGGCCATAGTTGAAGGTAAGGCTAGTGAAGCGCTAGGGTTAAAAGAAACCTTAGAGCCTAGAATTAATAAATACATTGATGATCTTTTGGAGTCTGCCATTAAATCAACACATGCAACTGATATGAATATGCAAATGGTAGCGAGAGATGCTTTATCACCAGGGGTGGATTTTGCAATCCCTTATCTTACGGTATTGTCGGAGTCACAATTAATTAAATATAAAGGATTGGCTCTCTTCCATGGTGATTCGTACACAGGAGTCAATTTAACACCTGACCAAGCTCAGCTAATATTGCTACTGAGTGGTAAGCGTGGAGATCATGCAAGTATTACCACAAAAATTAATGAGAATGAAAAAATACGATTATTAAATTACATTTCCATCAACGTAATGAAATCAAATCAAAAATTAAAGATAGAAAATGAAGGAACTAAAATTAAGGTGAAATTAAAATTGAATTTAACAGCCCGTGTGTTAGAGTATCCAAAAAATTCACTATTTAATTATAAAAAAATTGAGAAAGTAAATAGAAAGCTTTCGAATAATATTACAAAGGATGCTGAAGAGGTAATAAAAGTGGTTCAGGACGCAAACAGTGATGTTTTTGGAATAGGTAGCAGAATAAGAGCTTATTACCCTGAAATATGGGAGCAAATTAATTGGGATAAGGAATTTTCTCATATTGAAATTGTTCCAGAGGTAAAGGTGCACCTCGTTGAAACCGGAATTATTAAGTAA
- a CDS encoding peptidoglycan-binding protein, giving the protein MSRVRLQELKNRSIRAMGKVHKAVKEKILDVQRQAYDEGIQMQISSGFRSFEEQAQLYGKGRPSYKWHGKHYGSSGKIVTNAEPGESVHNYGFAVDFFLTSYDGQDSIWNVNDDWMRVVELAKHKGFTWGGDWTSFPDRPHLQLTGSLTWKDLQKGKRPSKSLLEVDVPVPDDGILEEGETGYQIKKLQQMLIKLGYALPKYGADGDFGEKTLNALKAFQKDHHLEVDGVAGPKTRDALEEALSLKPPKPEDKNYWYIYTGPFENHQDAQAAIKKIKKYKGWILDINHENRVMTGHFIGKNVVEFYAEWLRNEFGWTVYVSDHKPVKEEDEMPEVAVVINSAADYGVGEMLANRLETGVYTRYVAKKVQVADHLYVVGGDKEGLKAGKITLLSGKSRLKTASEVDDYLEKHYN; this is encoded by the coding sequence ATGAGTCGTGTCCGTTTACAGGAGTTAAAGAACCGGTCTATTCGGGCTATGGGAAAAGTCCATAAAGCTGTGAAAGAAAAAATTCTAGATGTTCAGCGGCAAGCGTATGATGAAGGCATCCAAATGCAAATTTCCAGTGGCTTTCGTAGTTTTGAAGAGCAGGCCCAATTATATGGAAAGGGACGGCCAAGTTATAAGTGGCATGGCAAACATTATGGTAGTAGTGGAAAAATCGTGACAAATGCTGAGCCTGGAGAGAGTGTCCATAATTATGGGTTTGCCGTAGATTTCTTTTTAACCAGTTATGATGGTCAGGACAGCATTTGGAACGTGAATGATGACTGGATGCGTGTAGTGGAATTAGCCAAGCATAAAGGATTTACGTGGGGAGGCGACTGGACCTCATTCCCGGATCGTCCTCACCTGCAGCTTACGGGTTCATTAACGTGGAAGGATCTCCAGAAGGGAAAGCGACCATCAAAAAGTCTATTAGAAGTGGATGTACCTGTGCCTGATGATGGCATTCTTGAAGAAGGGGAAACCGGCTATCAGATTAAGAAACTACAACAAATGCTCATAAAACTTGGTTACGCTCTTCCTAAATACGGAGCAGACGGAGATTTTGGAGAAAAGACTTTAAATGCTTTGAAGGCTTTTCAGAAAGATCATCACCTTGAAGTCGATGGGGTGGCTGGGCCAAAAACGAGAGATGCTTTAGAGGAAGCACTCTCCTTAAAACCACCTAAACCGGAAGACAAAAATTATTGGTATATCTATACAGGACCATTCGAAAACCACCAAGACGCACAAGCAGCAATTAAGAAGATAAAGAAATACAAAGGTTGGATTCTAGATATCAACCATGAGAACAGAGTGATGACCGGTCACTTTATTGGAAAGAACGTGGTCGAGTTTTATGCTGAGTGGCTAAGAAATGAATTTGGTTGGACTGTTTACGTTAGTGATCATAAACCAGTAAAGGAGGAAGATGAAATGCCGGAAGTGGCTGTAGTTATTAATAGTGCTGCGGATTATGGGGTGGGAGAAATGTTAGCTAATCGTTTAGAAACAGGAGTGTACACTCGTTATGTTGCAAAGAAAGTACAAGTTGCTGACCATCTTTATGTGGTGGGTGGAGACAAAGAAGGTTTGAAAGCAGGTAAAATTACCCTTCTCTCTGGTAAAAGTCGACTTAAAACTGCATCAGAAGTTGACGATTATTTAGAGAAACATTATAATTAG
- a CDS encoding SPOR domain-containing protein, translating into MLYKVIAGSFRNRDNAEKRVHFLSSKGIDSFIVPTTISSTRYYRVQAGAFSSKENAELQVDKLKRNGISGGFIVEEGEQAPTPVPPKEGISIVGNTSLLAHQLDEFAKTVNPQSPELGEYYIFYGRVYGVRADIAFAQAIHETNYFRFTGLVHEDQNNFAGIGATGPGSSGASFSSPELGVHAHIQHLYAYASKASIPKGYSKVDPRFALVSRGSALHWTQLNGKWAVPGADYGEKILSVYKRNVTHAIRQMKDIIKSLENVLHDL; encoded by the coding sequence TTGTTATACAAAGTTATTGCAGGTTCCTTTAGGAACCGGGATAATGCAGAGAAGCGTGTTCATTTTCTATCAAGTAAAGGAATAGATTCATTTATTGTCCCGACTACAATTTCGAGTACCCGCTATTATAGAGTGCAGGCAGGTGCTTTTTCATCCAAAGAGAATGCAGAGTTACAAGTGGATAAGCTGAAGCGGAATGGAATTAGTGGTGGATTTATTGTAGAAGAAGGCGAACAAGCTCCTACACCAGTGCCCCCAAAAGAAGGGATATCCATCGTAGGTAATACGTCGTTACTTGCGCATCAGCTTGACGAGTTTGCAAAAACAGTGAATCCTCAATCACCTGAACTTGGGGAATATTACATCTTTTACGGGAGAGTTTATGGTGTAAGGGCAGATATTGCTTTTGCCCAAGCGATCCATGAAACGAATTACTTTCGGTTTACAGGTCTTGTACATGAAGACCAAAATAATTTTGCTGGTATAGGTGCAACCGGTCCTGGCAGCTCCGGTGCAAGCTTTAGCAGTCCGGAATTGGGTGTGCATGCACATATTCAACATTTATATGCGTATGCCTCAAAAGCTTCCATTCCTAAAGGTTATAGTAAGGTGGATCCTCGCTTTGCCCTTGTCTCTAGAGGAAGTGCTTTACATTGGACGCAGCTGAATGGGAAGTGGGCAGTGCCGGGGGCCGATTATGGAGAGAAAATCCTCTCGGTTTATAAGCGGAATGTAACTCATGCGATAAGACAGATGAAAGATATAATTAAATCTCTGGAAAATGTTCTACACGATTTATAG
- a CDS encoding flagellin N-terminal helical domain-containing protein, translated as MRINHNIAALNTYRQLGQANNAQSKSMEKLSSGMRINRAGDDAAGLAISEKMRGQIRGLDQAQRNSQDGISLIQTAEGALNETHSILQRMRELSVQSSNDTATDADRKEMQKEISQLKDEIDRISNDTEFNTKKLLNGSVGNTATVGTDNLNLGSVKISDSSIKSDTFTVTGTNPASVGADVKTNTTGYAAGDIDTTDNTTISGLELGDYTLEVKATATSGKFDVSLKNEDGVEVASAAGLDTATGGALTGTTPDGTATKFTLGGNGAITEGKMEFNLNATYAANDFSVTSTSGTDYTNSGSLKITDNNFEAGGFEFNMTVDTALATAGNTSTITTENNALNMHIGSNEGQTMQVDINNMDTSSLGVAAIDVTTQAGAESAITQINDAIENVSSERSKLGAFQNRLEHTINNLGTSSENLTAAESRIRDVDMAKEMMNQTKESILAQASQAMLAKANQQPQGVLQLLR; from the coding sequence ATGAGAATTAATCACAACATCGCAGCCTTAAACACTTATCGTCAATTAGGGCAAGCGAACAACGCGCAGTCTAAGTCAATGGAGAAGTTGTCTTCAGGTATGAGAATCAACAGAGCAGGAGACGACGCTGCAGGTCTTGCAATTTCAGAAAAAATGCGTGGCCAAATTAGAGGTCTTGACCAAGCTCAACGTAACTCTCAAGATGGAATTTCTCTTATCCAAACAGCAGAAGGTGCATTAAACGAAACTCACAGCATCCTTCAACGTATGCGTGAACTTTCTGTTCAATCTTCCAACGACACTGCTACAGACGCTGACCGTAAAGAAATGCAAAAAGAAATCAGTCAGTTGAAAGACGAAATTGATCGTATCTCAAATGACACTGAATTTAACACTAAGAAATTACTTAACGGTAGTGTAGGAAATACAGCTACAGTTGGCACGGACAACTTGAACCTGGGAAGCGTAAAAATTTCAGATTCTAGCATTAAATCCGATACCTTCACAGTAACTGGTACTAACCCCGCTTCAGTTGGGGCTGACGTAAAAACAAATACTACTGGTTATGCTGCCGGAGATATTGATACCACTGACAACACTACGATTTCTGGTTTAGAACTTGGCGATTACACATTAGAGGTAAAAGCAACAGCTACCTCTGGAAAATTTGATGTTTCTTTGAAAAATGAAGATGGTGTAGAAGTAGCAAGTGCTGCTGGACTTGACACAGCTACTGGTGGAGCACTTACAGGTACTACTCCAGACGGAACTGCAACTAAATTTACTTTGGGTGGAAATGGCGCTATAACCGAAGGTAAAATGGAGTTTAATTTAAACGCTACTTACGCTGCTAATGACTTTAGTGTTACTTCAACTAGTGGTACAGATTACACTAACAGTGGAAGTCTTAAAATCACTGATAACAACTTTGAAGCTGGTGGGTTTGAGTTCAATATGACAGTAGATACTGCTCTTGCTACAGCTGGTAATACTTCTACTATTACAACTGAAAATAACGCTTTAAACATGCACATTGGCTCAAATGAAGGTCAAACTATGCAAGTGGACATTAACAACATGGATACCTCATCTTTAGGTGTTGCTGCTATTGATGTTACTACTCAAGCTGGTGCTGAAAGTGCTATTACACAAATCAATGATGCTATCGAGAATGTTTCTTCTGAACGTTCTAAACTAGGTGCTTTCCAAAACCGCCTAGAGCATACAATTAATAACCTTGGAACATCTTCTGAAAACCTAACTGCTGCGGAATCTCGTATCCGTGACGTAGATATGGCTAAAGAAATGATGAACCAAACAAAAGAATCAATTTTGGCCCAAGCTTCTCAAGCAATGCTTGCAAAAGCTAACCAACAGCCACAAGGTGTCCTTCAATTACTACGTTAA
- a CDS encoding helix-turn-helix transcriptional regulator, which translates to MYIKSNFKQVLLTRGISQTELGKELNVSPQQMNNWVNGRTKPRIETLFYIASLLECKVDELYKLVK; encoded by the coding sequence ATGTACATAAAGAGCAATTTTAAGCAAGTATTGCTTACCAGAGGAATAAGTCAGACTGAATTAGGAAAAGAACTTAATGTATCTCCCCAGCAAATGAATAATTGGGTTAATGGAAGGACAAAACCAAGGATTGAAACATTATTTTACATAGCATCATTATTAGAGTGCAAAGTTGATGAGCTTTATAAATTAGTGAAATAA
- a CDS encoding holin yields the protein MKDVILFATVLAPIITALVEVGKRTITFPKNYVPLFSLVIGLVVGAAATPFTDFGLILRLWAGGLAGLSATGLFELALNKREGITKEDL from the coding sequence ATGAAAGATGTGATCTTATTTGCCACTGTGTTAGCTCCCATCATTACGGCTTTAGTTGAAGTGGGGAAAAGGACGATTACTTTTCCTAAGAATTATGTCCCTTTATTTAGTTTGGTGATTGGCTTAGTCGTAGGAGCAGCTGCAACACCTTTTACAGACTTCGGATTAATCCTTCGCCTGTGGGCTGGTGGACTAGCGGGATTGTCAGCAACCGGTTTATTCGAATTAGCTTTAAACAAACGTGAGGGAATCACTAAGGAGGATCTTTAG